One stretch of Gambusia affinis linkage group LG05, SWU_Gaff_1.0, whole genome shotgun sequence DNA includes these proteins:
- the trim35-28 gene encoding tripartite motif containing 35-28, with amino-acid sequence MEEEMLEDTLPLRQDLTCPICQGIFRDPVLLPCSHSFCRECQQKSWEFNNRTCPVCRVPYGEGSAISNRALNDACESFLKQNNVRPVQVQLSEEVCNLHLKPLGLYCEKDEEPVCVDCVSQHIGHRLWSLKEGTSMCKAELNFKVQIFEKKVESHKKMTKKFSNAVEYIKHQASEAEKMIKAEFERLHLVLHQQEAKRLEALSIDEEEKIENMQRMIRETEREIKELKTLIDTMKKEIGNEDLALLKNFQNVKRQAQWVESDPAFLYDSLIDMGKHVGSLGFNIWKDMKDQIKYYPVVLDPNTASPWLSLSPDLTTMKESSERMTVPDNRERFDPIVFVMATEGYKTGKHKWDVIVGDNPKWILGVCKEVLTRKKKFTVSASRGVWALGLSKGVYTVHTDKRTEVMVPQCPEKIRIKLNMDKGEVSFWDGGREKHLVTLTHKFEGRIFPIFGPGLHATPMVLVPGKIAIHT; translated from the exons ATGGAAGAGGAAATGTTGGAGGACACTCTGCCTCTCCGGCAGGACCTGACGTGTCCTATATGCCAGGGGATCTTCAGGGACCCCGTCCTGCTGCCGTGTTCCCACAGCTTCTGTCGGGAATGTCAGCAGAAAAGCTGGGAGTTCAACAACAGGACGTGTCCCGTATGCAGAGTTCCCTACGGGGAGGGCAGCGCTATCAGTAACCGAGCCCTCAACGACGCCTGCGAGAGCTTCCTCAAGCAGAACAATGTGCGGCCCGTCCAGGTCCAACTCAGCGAGGAGGTCTGCAACCTGCACCTGAAGCCGCTGGGGCTGTACTGTGAGAAGGACGAGGAGCCAGTCTGCGTGGATTGTGTCTCCCAGCACATCGGACACAGGCTGTGGTCCCTGAAAGAAGGCACATCCATGTGCAAG GCAGAGCTTAACTtcaaagttcagatttttgaaaagaaagtgGAATCGCACAAAAAAATGACCAAGAAGTTTAGCAATGCAGTGGAGTATATCAAG CATCAGGCTTcagaagcagagaaaatgaTCAAGGCAGAATTTGAGCGACTCCACCTGGTGCTTCACCAGCAAGAGGCCAAACGACTGGAAGCTCTGTCCATTGATGAGGAGGAAAAGATCGAAAACATGCAGAGAATGATTagggagacagagagggaaattaaagaattaaagaCCCTCATTGACACAATGAAGAAAGAGATCGGAAATGAGGATTTAGCCCTCTTGAAG AATTTTCAGAATGTGAAAAGACA AGCCCAGTGGGTTGAATCCGATCCAGCCTTTCTTTATGATTCCCTTATAGACATGGGCAAGCATGTTGGCTCTCTGGGCTTCAACATATGGAAAGACATGAAGgatcaaatcaaatatt ACCCAGTGGTGCTCGACCCGAACACAGCTTCCCCATGGCTGTCGCTGAGCCCTGATCTCACCACCATGAAGGAGAGCTCAGAGCGGATGACCGTTCCTGACAACCGAGAGCGCTTTGACCCCATCGTCTTCGTCATGGCAACTGAAGGATACAAAACCGGTAAACACAAATGGGACGTCATTGTCGGTGACAACCCCAAGTGGATCCTGGGAGTGTGCAAAGAGGTTTTGACCCGGAAAAAGAAGTTCACGGTCTCCGCAAGTCGTGGCGTGTGGGCCCTAGGGCTGAGTAAAGGGGTGTATACCGTCCACACTGATAAGCGTACAGAGGTAATGGTGCCGCAGTGTCCTGAAAAAATACGCATCAAGCTAAATATGGATAAGGGAGAGGTGTCGTTCTGGGATGGGGGGAGAGAGAAGCACTTGGTCACTCTTACACACAAGTTTGAAGGGAGAATATTCCCAATTTTTGGCCCTGGGCTTCATGCTACTCCTATGGTTCTAGTTCCTGGAAAAATTGCTATTCACACCTAA